ATTGGCCTGACCCTCTTCTGAGGGGGAGGCCTGAATATCTTTCACAACTTGTAAAGCTCGCCAATATGTCAGAGCAAGTGATAATGGCGCTGAGACTAATACAAGAATGATGGTAATAATTGGTTTTTCTGTGCCAATGATACGATCAAGCCACAAGCCGCCGAATACGGCGGCTAATACGATCATAAGAGTTAGACATCCTATTTCCCCACCAAGCGCAACCGTACGCATAACAAATGGCTTCTGGGCAGGAGTCTTTGTAGGTTCGCTGACTTGGCTCATCGCGGCGCATTGTAACACAGAATTTTACAGCACGTCAACAAATATTTGAAATATTAATCACAAATCCCCAAATAAGGCGATGTCGTCGGGATTTGGCTCATCCAAATGGGCGAGAGGAACGACGACAGTCCACCAAACGCTGTTTTTAGTGAACTGCCGTCGCTTGTCATACTAAAATAATCCGGCAGCCGCGCCAGATGACCAGGTAAACCAGGGAGCAAAGAAAGCGCCGAGTAATAAAATACCCAATGAAAGCACCGTCAGCGCAATACGGTAAGGGCGGCTGATTATAATTGGTTGATCTTCTTTCTCAGAGCGATACAAATAAACTCGTTTCAGCACCACTAAATAGTAGTACAGACCGATAATTGAGTTCAAAATACCGACAAAAGCCAACCATATCCAGCCATCTTTTACGGCGGCGGCAAAGACCAAGACTTTGGCGATAAACCCGCCAAAGGGAGGCATACCAGCCAGAGAGAGGAAAGCAACCAACATGACCAGCGCCAGGCCCGGTGAACGACGGCTGAGGCCGTCATAGGCTTCAGTCTCATCAGAACCAAGTGCGTTCCCGGCGACGGCAATAACACCGAAGGCGGCCATGTTCGTCAGTAAATAGGCAATCAAGTAGAAGATCACGCTGGCAATGCCCAACTCTGAAAAAGTTACCACACCAACCAGGATATAGCCCGCGTGGGCAATCGACGAGTAGGCCAGCATACGCTTGATATTTTTCTGCGCCAGGGCGATGGCATTGCCGACGGTCATGGTGATTGTGGCAATCACAGCGAACAGCATCGTCCAGTTATCGGTCAGAGCTGGAAAGGCGCTCATAAAAACGCGCACCAAAACGGCAAATCCGGCTGCTTTGGATGCCGTAGAAAGGAATCCGGCCACGGGAGTCGGTGCGCCTTCGTAAACATCGGGAGCCCAGAAATGAAGTGGGAAGGCTGAAATTTTGAAGCCAAAACCCACCAAAATCAACAACATAGACAAAATTACGACTGCAAAATCTGTGCCAACGGTTTGAATAGCCAGCGCCAGATCGTAAAGACCAGTAACGCCGGTGAAACCAAAGAGCAGGCTGAAACCATAAAGCATCAGCGCAGAGGCCATTGCGCCGAAGAGCAAGTATTTGAAACCGGCTTCAGTGGATTTATCATCGCGCTTGAAGAACCCGGCTAACACATACATGGGGATTGATGTAGTTTCAATTGCCAGATAGAGCATAATCAGATCGGCGGAGGTTGCCATCAAACTCATTCCGATGGTTGAGACCAGCAAGAGTACATAGAACTCGCCGCGATTGCCGAGGCCGTCGACATCCATTGCCAAGAGGGCTGTAATTGCCGCACCAAAAATGAAGAGCATCTTGAAGATGAATCCAGCCCAATCGTGGCGAATCATCCCGCCCCAGAGCAGTTGACCCGAATCCCCTGGGGAGGCAAATGCCAACCCCAAGGCCAGAACCAACACCAGACCAAAGGCCGTTACCCATCCCAGGGCGCGGCGCTTCTCTTCGGGCCAGACCGCGTCAAAAATCAACACCAATCCAGCTACAACCAGCAAAAGGATCTCTGGCAAAATTGCCAGTATCATGGTTGAGGTAATGCTACCAAACACTAGGCACCTCCTAGCAGGCGCAGGATATTGTCGACGCCCGATTCAACCAGCGGCACCATCACCGAAGGGAATGCGCCAACAGTCATCAGAATTACAGACAAGAAAATCACCGCGACTTTATCGAGTACGGTTACATTACCAATCGGTTCGTGGTGGTCATCGCCAAACTCGAATTGCTCTGGCATTTTGCCAAAGAACACGCTGGTAATAATGCGAATAATGTAGGATGCGGTAATCACGATAGAAATCCCGGAGACAATCGCAATCCAGGGTTGATACTTCCACACACCCATGAAAATGGGAAACTCGGCGATGAAACCAGAGAAACCGGGCATACCCATTGAAACCATACCACCGATAATGAAGGCCAAACCAACCAAGGGCATTTTCTTGAAAAAGCCGCCCAGTTCGGGAATTTGGCGAGTGTGTGCCCGATCGTAGATCATACCGACGACGGCAAAGAAGAGGGCGGTCATCACGCCGTGCGAGAACATCTGCACCCCGGCGCCGATCATACCCTCGCGGTTGAGTGTAGCAAAGCCCATCGCCACCAGCCCCATGTGCGAAACCGATGAGAAACCGATCACATATTTGAAGTCGGTCTGTACCGAGGCGATATAAGCACCATAAACCACATTAACGATGGTTAATAAAATCACCCAGGGCATCCAGAATTTGGCGCCTTCAGGCAGCAACATAATGCCAACCCGCAGAGCAGCGAAGGCCCCAAGTTTCATCAGCACCCCGGCGTGGAACATCGAAACCGCCGTGGGGGCGGCGACGTGCCCATCGGGGGACCAGTTGTGGAAGGGCCAGATACCGCCCAAAATAGCAAAGCCCATAAAGACAAATGGGAACCAGAATTTCTGGAAGGCCAGCGAAAAGCCCGCCCCCTCGAGGGCGATCATATCGAAAGTGCCCAATCCGGATGTAAAGTACATTGCCAGCGCGCCGATCAGCGCGATCACCGAACCGATGAACAAATACAGGGTCAACTTCATAGCGGCGTATTCGCGCGTTTTTACCCATCCCCAAATGGCAATCAACAAAAACATCGGGAAAACAGCGATTTCGTAGAAGAAGAACAGCATGAACATATCCAGAGCTACGAAAACACCGAAGACGCCCGTTGCCAGGATGAATAAGAAGGCAAAAAATTCGCGCGGACGGTCGTCGATGCCCCAGGAGATGAGCACGCCGGTGAACATCACCACACCCGTGAGCAACAACAGCGGGACATTCATGCCGTCTACGCCAACGTAATACGAAATGCCTAATTGGGGAAGCCATGAGTATTTTTCAACAAATTGATACCCGCCCGCGGCGAGATCGTAGGAAAAGTACACCCACAGGGAGAGCAACAAGGCAAAAGCCGATGCTGCCAAAGCAGTCACACGGATTTCTGTCTTGCGCTCACCATTCATCAATAAGATGAGCATCCCCGTGATAAGCGGAGTAAAAACAATCACACTAATGATCGGAAATTGCATATTTCACCTCAGGTTAGTAGTTGGTTAGTTGATTAGTTCGGTAGTTATGTAGTTTTAAAACTCTGAACTATGTAACTAAGAACTACGCAACTAAGAAACTACATAACTAAAACAGCATCTCAACAGCCCGGTTGATTACATCCAGCAGCCAGGCAGGCCAAACGCCGAGCCAGAGCATCATCACCATCAGGGGAGCGATGACAAAAAGTTCGCGGGCATTGATTTCGGTGAGACGGTGTTCGCCAGCATGTGCCCAATGCTCGTTCAACGGGCCATGCAATACCTGCTTGATCCCTTTGAGGATATAAGCACCCGTAAACAACAACCCGATCATCGAAAGGGCTGTGAAGAGAGGGAAGGCCCAGCCTGCGCCCCAAGAACCGCGCACGACCAGAAACTCGGAGACAAAACCATTTAGGCCCGGTAAACCAAGCGAGGCCATTGATGTAAAGATGAGAATGCCGCCATACACCGGCACCAGCGGGAACAGGCCGCCAAACTCATCCAGGTTGCGGGTATGCGTCCGCTCGTAAATCACGCCTACCAGGAAAAACATCCCGGCAGCGGAAAGACCGTGGTTGAACATCTGCAAGACCGCACCATTCATAGCGATGGTGCCACTCTGCGTGCCCTGAGCATAAGCTGCGGCAGCAATGCCCAGCACCACAAAACCCATGTGGTTGACCGATGAATAAGCTACCAGCCGCTTGAAGTCTTTTTGGCCAAACGAACTAAAGGCGCCGAAGACAATCGCCATCACAGCCAAAATTGCCAGAACGCCTGAGAATTGGCGCGCTTCGGCAGGGAATAACGGCAGCACCAAACGGATGAAGCCATAAGCGCCCAGTTTCAGCAGCACACCAGCCAGAATCATCGAACCAGCAGTAGGTGCTTCGGTATGCGCGTCGGGCAGCCAAGTGTGGAAAGGCCACACGGGAACTTTGAGCGCAAATGCAATCGCAAAAGCCCAGAAAACAATTACCTTGACCGTCGCCACCGACAATCCCAATGGGCCGACATTAGTCAACTCGGTGATATTGGGCCAAATGACGAAGAGCTTTGTCAGGTCAAATGTATCGCCAACAATGCCCATCAACTGCACGGCCAACAAAAGTCCAAGCGAACCGGCCATGGTATAGATCATAAACTTAAAGGAGGCATACGTGCGAGATTTCACCTTCATGCCGCCCCATAATTCGCGCTCGCCCTTCTCGCTACCCCACTGATTGATCAGGAAGTACATCGGCACCAGACCAATTTCCCAGAAAACAAAGAAGAGTAACAGATCGAGGGAGAGAAATACACCCAGCATACCCGTTTCCAGCATCAGGAAAAGCGCCATATATCCTTTGACACGATCTTGCACGCTGAAGGAAGCCAGCAATGAGATCGGGGTCAGCAAGGTGGTTAATAAAACCATCGCCAGCGACACGCCATCCACTCCCAGGTGGAAAGATGATTTGATGGCCGCATACCAAGTATGTGTTGTTTCGAATTGGAACCCGGCCACCGCTGAATCAAAGTTGACCCAAAGCAACAACGTCAGGCCCAGGGGGATCAAACTCAGGATAAAGGCCGTCCAGCGGATCAGATTTTTCTCTTCGCTCGGCAACAGTGCAACCACAACTGCCGACAAGGCCGGAAGGAAAAGGATCAGCGTTAGCAAATTGCTTGCAATAAAATCCATTATTCGCTCCTCATCCTAAGGAATCAAACTGTACAGGTAATAGAATAGCGTGCTGAAAACCAGTATCAGTGTAATCACCATATACTGCTGCACGCGCCCGGTTTGGATCACACGAATGCTGCTACCAAATTTCTTCGCCACGTCACCCACGGCATCACCAAACCAGTTAATCGCCCAGTCAATCGTCGAGCGGAAGAATGTACCCACCGCAGGCACGGTGCGGGCAATGCCATGCAGTGCGCCATCAATCACGCCGCGATCCATCCACTGGTAAGAGAAAATTTCCGAGAACCAGATCGCCGGTTTGACAAAAATGACATCGTAAATTTCGTCGAAGTAATATTTGTTCTGGAACAACGTATATAGCGACCCCAACGGCTTTTTGAGCGGATCTTCCTGACCAACCTTGACATTGCGATAGACCAGCCAGCCGAAGAACAGGCCGCCCAGTGCCACGCCCAAAGAGGTTAGCAGCGGAACGATGCTAAATTTTACGCCCTCGGGGTGGTGCAGCAAAGTACTGCCGATCCAGTCGTGGAACCAGTTGGGGAGCAGACCACCGAGAACAGGGAACTCCTCGGGGATGCCGACCCAGCCATAGGTTACAGCAAAGAAAGCCAATATCGCCAGGGGCGTGGTCATTGTCCAGGGAGTCTCATGGGCGTGTTCGGCT
The DNA window shown above is from Chloroflexota bacterium and carries:
- a CDS encoding NADH-quinone oxidoreductase subunit N — protein: MFGSITSTMILAILPEILLLVVAGLVLIFDAVWPEEKRRALGWVTAFGLVLVLALGLAFASPGDSGQLLWGGMIRHDWAGFIFKMLFIFGAAITALLAMDVDGLGNRGEFYVLLLVSTIGMSLMATSADLIMLYLAIETTSIPMYVLAGFFKRDDKSTEAGFKYLLFGAMASALMLYGFSLLFGFTGVTGLYDLALAIQTVGTDFAVVILSMLLILVGFGFKISAFPLHFWAPDVYEGAPTPVAGFLSTASKAAGFAVLVRVFMSAFPALTDNWTMLFAVIATITMTVGNAIALAQKNIKRMLAYSSIAHAGYILVGVVTFSELGIASVIFYLIAYLLTNMAAFGVIAVAGNALGSDETEAYDGLSRRSPGLALVMLVAFLSLAGMPPFGGFIAKVLVFAAAVKDGWIWLAFVGILNSIIGLYYYLVVLKRVYLYRSEKEDQPIIISRPYRIALTVLSLGILLLGAFFAPWFTWSSGAAAGLF
- a CDS encoding NADH-quinone oxidoreductase subunit M; its protein translation is MQFPIISVIVFTPLITGMLILLMNGERKTEIRVTALAASAFALLLSLWVYFSYDLAAGGYQFVEKYSWLPQLGISYYVGVDGMNVPLLLLTGVVMFTGVLISWGIDDRPREFFAFLFILATGVFGVFVALDMFMLFFFYEIAVFPMFLLIAIWGWVKTREYAAMKLTLYLFIGSVIALIGALAMYFTSGLGTFDMIALEGAGFSLAFQKFWFPFVFMGFAILGGIWPFHNWSPDGHVAAPTAVSMFHAGVLMKLGAFAALRVGIMLLPEGAKFWMPWVILLTIVNVVYGAYIASVQTDFKYVIGFSSVSHMGLVAMGFATLNREGMIGAGVQMFSHGVMTALFFAVVGMIYDRAHTRQIPELGGFFKKMPLVGLAFIIGGMVSMGMPGFSGFIAEFPIFMGVWKYQPWIAIVSGISIVITASYIIRIITSVFFGKMPEQFEFGDDHHEPIGNVTVLDKVAVIFLSVILMTVGAFPSVMVPLVESGVDNILRLLGGA
- a CDS encoding NADH-quinone oxidoreductase subunit M, whose protein sequence is MDFIASNLLTLILFLPALSAVVVALLPSEEKNLIRWTAFILSLIPLGLTLLLWVNFDSAVAGFQFETTHTWYAAIKSSFHLGVDGVSLAMVLLTTLLTPISLLASFSVQDRVKGYMALFLMLETGMLGVFLSLDLLLFFVFWEIGLVPMYFLINQWGSEKGERELWGGMKVKSRTYASFKFMIYTMAGSLGLLLAVQLMGIVGDTFDLTKLFVIWPNITELTNVGPLGLSVATVKVIVFWAFAIAFALKVPVWPFHTWLPDAHTEAPTAGSMILAGVLLKLGAYGFIRLVLPLFPAEARQFSGVLAILAVMAIVFGAFSSFGQKDFKRLVAYSSVNHMGFVVLGIAAAAYAQGTQSGTIAMNGAVLQMFNHGLSAAGMFFLVGVIYERTHTRNLDEFGGLFPLVPVYGGILIFTSMASLGLPGLNGFVSEFLVVRGSWGAGWAFPLFTALSMIGLLFTGAYILKGIKQVLHGPLNEHWAHAGEHRLTEINARELFVIAPLMVMMLWLGVWPAWLLDVINRAVEMLF